gacaatgggcgtggcaccgccaacttttaaaagaaggtaatttaaaagttttgcaagctgtaatttggcagtcgttgaagatatcatgatgaaatttggcaggaacgttactcctattactatatgtatgcttaattaaaatttgcaaactcggagagcgaccacgcccactttaaaaaaaaaaatttttaagtcgaattttaacaaaaaatttaatatctttaaagtatataagtaaattatgtcaacattcaactccagtaatgatatggtgcaacaaaatacaaaaataaaagaaattttcaaaatcggcGTCTATTTGTGCGCCGCTTGGTACTATATTCGGACAAGCACATGTCCATGCTATCAACTCCACCTTTGGTTTTGTTGTAGTCCAATATAAGCAATGGCTTCTTCTTAGGACCGGACGTTTCTGTTGTATAATGAGAAGTGGACAATAATACAACTGCCTTGTTTTTCTTGGGCACGTACGAGCACATCGTAACGTGATTATAGAACCCAAACATTGACGATTCAGCTTCACGTCCCTTGGGGTTGGCAAATGCTGCTGGCACGAATGTACGCCTTTTGTTGCAAGTACCCAATATAGATAAATTATTGTCTATCATCAAAGATTTTGCCAAGTTGTAGCTAGTGAAAAAGTTGTCACATACAATATTTCTTCCACTTCCATCAAAAAGGTTGATACTTAAATCTTTGACTATTCTTTCACCAACGTTTCTTTCACGTTCACCAGACGGTGCCATTCCTGTATAGATTTGTCCCTgcattgaaaaattaaattcaatttagttATTTATACTTTCAACAATTTTCAACAATATTGATAGTACCTGCAATGGATAGAACGAAATGGAGTCGCACACCCACCACACTTTTATCCCATATTTGGCAGGTTTTGATGGTATGTATTGCGTGAAGCCAGTTCCACCACGATAAGCATACAATTGTTCATCTACGGTGACGTTGGCTCCTGCCACGTAATATCTACGAAGACAGTTGTTTAGCATCAAAAAAACGTCCGATATTGCTGCTGCTTTGTCAGTTTGTTTGCGTTGCTGGCATGTGTTTCCATTATCAAAACGAATGAAGCGGCTAATTTCCCAAAATCGTCGTAAACTCATTGCAGCACGATATAATGGATGTGATTTAGTATTCCACAAATCTTTCGTATGCACGTAACCAGAATGTGTAACGCCACTTAGCAAAAGTACGCCCAAATATGCATCAAATTCACT
The DNA window shown above is from Eurosta solidaginis isolate ZX-2024a chromosome 2, ASM4086904v1, whole genome shotgun sequence and carries:
- the LOC137242794 gene encoding piggyBac transposable element-derived protein 4-like; this encodes MADGKWFTPRQLSALSYEEQQAYIRQTLEESQEEISDHDSVVGDEALDECVGDIGGDDSDLEEPTLPEYDPEDGSDSDEELEDAPTETGEYFTARDGNVWSYIQPQPVRFRTHNILRSAQSGPVRATQGLTISETFKLITSDEICDIIIRESNRKARQFFDDDNAKHPTREPRSWIPITESEFDAYLGVLLLSGVTHSGYVHTKDLWNTKSHPLYRAAMSLRRFWEISRFIRFDNGNTCQQRKQTDKAAAISDVFLMLNNCLRRYYVAGANVTVDEQLYAYRGGTGFTQYIPSKPAKYGIKVWWVCDSISFYPLQGQIYTGMAPSGERERNVGERIVKDLSINLFDGSGRNIVCDNFFTSYNLAKSLMIDNNLSILGTCNKRRTFVPAAFANPKGREAESSMFGFYNHVTMCSYVPKKNKAVVLLSTSHYTTETSGPKKKPLLILDYNKTKGGVDSMDMCLSEYSTKRRTNRRRF